In Rhodobacter sp. 24-YEA-8, the following are encoded in one genomic region:
- a CDS encoding MarR family winged helix-turn-helix transcriptional regulator: protein MSEGSKRRLKLWIRMLAVTRSSEAGLREFLRLTHDTTLPRFDVLAALYRRREGCTMSELSRLLLVSNGNATTVVDRLEKDGLVARRPSETDRRTVYVGLTPEGLSQFEALASGHEAEVAKIFAGLDDADVDVLTEILKKAMKK, encoded by the coding sequence GTGAGTGAGGGTTCCAAACGCAGGCTGAAACTCTGGATCCGGATGCTGGCAGTGACGCGCAGTTCTGAAGCCGGTCTGCGCGAATTCCTGCGGCTGACGCATGACACGACATTGCCGCGCTTTGACGTGCTGGCGGCGCTTTACCGGCGGCGCGAAGGCTGCACCATGAGCGAGCTGAGCCGGCTTTTGCTGGTCTCGAACGGCAACGCAACGACCGTGGTGGACCGGCTGGAGAAAGACGGGCTGGTCGCGCGCCGCCCGTCCGAGACCGACCGCCGCACGGTCTATGTCGGGTTGACGCCCGAAGGGCTGAGCCAGTTCGAAGCCCTCGCCTCGGGGCATGAGGCAGAGGTGGCGAAGATCTTTGCCGGGCTCGACGATGCGGATGTCGATGTTCTGACGGAAATTCTGAAGAAGGCGATGAAGAAATGA
- a CDS encoding thioesterase family protein: MIWHRPIRIEFNHCDPAGIVFYPRYFEMTNSVAENFFREVAGLPYEVMMAGGNGVPLAQVTAEFHAPSRLGEVLDWQLTIKRIGRASITCHIEAHHSDENGAGSHRLTAGLTLVYVDGSGQSHPWPEDVRARIIAFQEKP; encoded by the coding sequence ATGATCTGGCACCGCCCCATCCGGATAGAGTTCAACCATTGCGACCCGGCGGGGATCGTCTTCTATCCGCGCTATTTCGAGATGACGAATTCGGTTGCCGAGAACTTTTTCCGGGAGGTGGCGGGCCTGCCCTATGAGGTGATGATGGCCGGCGGCAATGGTGTGCCGCTGGCCCAGGTCACAGCGGAATTCCATGCGCCCTCGCGCCTCGGTGAGGTGCTGGACTGGCAGCTGACCATCAAACGGATCGGCCGCGCCTCGATCACCTGCCATATCGAGGCGCATCATTCCGATGAGAACGGCGCGGGCAGCCACCGTCTGACCGCTGGTCTGACGCTGGTCTATGTTGACGGATCGGGGCAATCCCATCCCTGGCCGGAGGATGTCCGGGCCCGGATCATAGCATTTCAGGAGAAACCATGA
- a CDS encoding SDR family NAD(P)-dependent oxidoreductase, protein MTDLAGKRVLITGGGTGVGADLARGFAARGAEVVICGRRLAPLQAVAGPIGAQALQADVTDEADVKRLFTEAGRCDIVIANAGAAASAPLAKTSLADWNAMLAVNLTGVFLTFREALSQFDGWGRLIAVASTAGLKGYAYVAPYAAAKHGVVGMVKSLALEVAKKPVTVNALCPGFLDTEMTDRSVANIVGKTGMNADDARRTLAATNPQLRLIQPAEVTSAALWLCGVGSEGINGQALAIAGGEV, encoded by the coding sequence ATGACGGATCTTGCAGGCAAGCGCGTATTGATCACCGGCGGAGGCACCGGCGTCGGGGCCGATCTCGCCCGGGGCTTTGCCGCCCGGGGCGCCGAAGTGGTGATCTGCGGGCGCCGTCTCGCACCTTTGCAGGCGGTGGCCGGGCCGATTGGCGCGCAGGCCCTGCAGGCCGATGTGACGGATGAGGCGGATGTGAAACGCCTGTTCACCGAGGCCGGGCGCTGCGACATTGTGATCGCCAATGCCGGGGCCGCAGCCTCGGCGCCTCTGGCGAAGACCTCGCTGGCGGACTGGAACGCGATGCTTGCGGTCAATCTCACCGGGGTTTTCCTGACCTTCCGCGAGGCGCTGTCGCAGTTTGACGGCTGGGGGCGGCTGATTGCGGTCGCCTCGACCGCCGGGCTGAAAGGCTATGCCTATGTCGCACCCTATGCGGCGGCGAAACATGGCGTGGTCGGCATGGTCAAAAGCCTGGCGCTGGAAGTCGCGAAGAAACCGGTCACGGTGAATGCGCTTTGCCCGGGCTTTCTTGATACCGAGATGACCGACCGTTCGGTCGCAAATATCGTCGGAAAGACCGGGATGAATGCGGATGATGCGCGCAGGACACTTGCCGCCACCAATCCGCAACTGCGCCTGATCCAGCCCGCCGAAGTGACCTCTGCCGCGCTGTGGTTGTGCGGTGTGGGCAGTGAGGGCATCAATGGTCAGGCATTGGCCATTGCAGGAGGCGAGGTGTGA
- a CDS encoding AMP-binding protein — MMGPTGHLDTFTRDRLPATETWPGLDLTGFDYPEWLNVGVELTNRMVEKGFGDHIALIGNGRSRTYKELTDWTNRIAHALVEDYGLKPGNRVLIRSANNPAMVACWLAATKAGAVVVNTMPMLRSGELAKVIDKAEISHALCDTRLMEDLIHCKNDSAFLTTVIGFDGTANHDAELDRIALKKPVRFDAVQTGRDDVALLGFTSGTTGDAKATMHFHRDLLIIADGYAKEILNVTPDDIFIGSPPLAFTFGLGGLAVFPLRFGATAALLEQASPPNMIGMIEEHRATVCFTAPTAYRVMLAAMDQGADLSSLRAAVSAGETLPAPVYEEWQAKTGKPMLDGIGATEMLHIFITNRFDDHRPGCTGKPITGYEAKIVDEDMNEKPRGQTGRLAVRGPTGCRYMDDPRQEVYVRDGWNLTGDTFWQDEEGYFHFAARTDDIILSAGYNIAGPEVEAALLSHPAVQECAVIGAPDADRGQIVEAHVILAPGHEGDALMIRALQDHVKKVIAPYKYPRRVIFTGALPKTQTGKIQRFQLRQPAKS; from the coding sequence ATGATGGGACCAACGGGCCATCTGGACACTTTCACCCGCGACCGCCTGCCCGCCACAGAGACCTGGCCGGGGCTGGATCTGACGGGTTTTGACTATCCCGAATGGCTGAATGTGGGGGTCGAGCTGACCAACCGCATGGTCGAAAAGGGCTTTGGTGACCATATTGCGCTGATCGGCAATGGCCGCAGCCGCACCTATAAGGAGCTGACCGACTGGACCAACCGCATCGCCCATGCCCTGGTCGAGGATTATGGTCTGAAGCCCGGCAACCGGGTGCTGATCCGGTCTGCCAATAATCCGGCGATGGTGGCCTGCTGGCTTGCGGCAACCAAGGCGGGGGCGGTGGTGGTCAATACCATGCCGATGCTGCGCTCAGGCGAGCTGGCAAAGGTGATCGACAAGGCCGAGATCAGCCATGCGCTTTGCGATACACGGCTGATGGAAGACCTGATCCATTGCAAGAATGACAGTGCTTTTCTTACGACAGTGATCGGCTTTGACGGCACCGCCAATCATGATGCGGAACTGGACCGGATTGCGCTGAAAAAACCCGTCCGATTTGACGCGGTGCAGACCGGGCGCGACGATGTGGCGCTTCTGGGCTTTACCTCGGGGACGACCGGGGACGCGAAGGCGACGATGCATTTCCACCGCGATCTGCTGATCATCGCGGATGGCTATGCAAAGGAAATCCTCAACGTCACGCCCGATGATATCTTCATCGGCAGCCCGCCTCTGGCCTTTACCTTCGGGCTGGGGGGCCTCGCGGTCTTTCCGCTGCGCTTTGGCGCGACGGCGGCGCTGTTGGAACAGGCCAGCCCGCCCAATATGATCGGCATGATCGAAGAGCACCGCGCCACCGTCTGCTTTACCGCGCCGACCGCCTATCGCGTGATGCTGGCCGCGATGGATCAGGGGGCGGATCTTTCCTCGCTGCGCGCGGCGGTTTCGGCGGGCGAGACCCTGCCGGCGCCGGTCTATGAGGAATGGCAGGCAAAGACCGGCAAGCCGATGCTTGACGGCATTGGCGCGACCGAGATGCTGCATATCTTCATCACCAACCGCTTTGACGATCACCGCCCCGGCTGCACCGGCAAGCCCATCACCGGCTATGAGGCGAAGATCGTTGACGAAGACATGAACGAAAAGCCGCGCGGTCAGACCGGGCGCCTTGCGGTGCGCGGCCCGACAGGCTGCCGCTACATGGATGACCCGCGCCAGGAGGTTTATGTCCGGGATGGCTGGAACCTGACCGGCGACACGTTCTGGCAGGATGAAGAGGGCTATTTCCACTTTGCCGCCCGGACCGACGACATCATCCTCTCGGCCGGCTACAATATCGCCGGGCCCGAGGTCGAGGCGGCGCTGCTTTCGCATCCGGCGGTGCAGGAATGCGCGGTGATCGGCGCGCCTGACGCGGATCGTGGCCAGATTGTCGAGGCACATGTGATCCTCGCTCCGGGGCATGAAGGTGATGCGCTGATGATCAGGGCGCTGCAGGACCATGTGAAAAAGGTGATCGCCCCCTATAAATACCCGCGCCGCGTGATCTTTACCGGCGCATTGCCCAAGACCCAGACCGGCAAGATCCAGCGCTTCCAGCTGCGCCAGCCCGCGAAATCCTGA
- a CDS encoding acyl-CoA dehydrogenase family protein: MSDRSFLDWPFFETRHRELSAALEEWAAGHLPVDHSDVDTACKGLVRDLGAAGFLRHSGADAGETLDVRSLCLIRETLSRHDALADFAFAMQGLGMGAVSLFGTPEQRLWLKKTREGRAISAFALTEPGSGSDVANSTTMAEKVGGGWRLSGEKTYISNGGIADLYVIFARSGEAPGARGLSAFLMPADVAGLEIAERISVMAPHPLARLKLDQVFLPDSALIGTAGAGFKQAMSVLDVFRSTVGAAALGMARRALDEALSRTQSRRIQGEPLSSLQLVQGHLADMALKIDAAALLVYRAAWTKDQGAARVSREAAMAKLYATEAAQEVIDAALQLHGGDGVRSGMKVEELYRDIRALRIYEGASDVQRVVIARSLL, from the coding sequence ATGAGCGACCGCAGTTTTCTGGATTGGCCCTTCTTTGAGACGCGTCACCGTGAGTTGTCAGCGGCGCTGGAGGAATGGGCCGCCGGGCATCTGCCGGTGGATCACAGTGATGTCGATACCGCCTGCAAAGGCCTGGTGCGGGATCTGGGGGCGGCGGGTTTTCTGCGGCATTCAGGCGCCGATGCGGGCGAGACGCTTGATGTCAGGAGCCTGTGTCTGATCCGCGAGACGCTTTCGCGCCATGATGCGCTGGCGGATTTTGCCTTTGCCATGCAGGGACTTGGCATGGGAGCGGTCTCGCTGTTCGGCACGCCCGAGCAGCGGCTCTGGCTGAAAAAGACGCGGGAAGGTCGGGCGATTTCAGCCTTTGCGCTGACCGAGCCGGGATCGGGGTCGGATGTGGCCAACAGCACCACCATGGCCGAAAAGGTCGGGGGCGGCTGGCGGCTTTCTGGTGAGAAGACCTATATCTCGAACGGGGGCATCGCGGATCTTTATGTGATCTTTGCCCGCAGCGGCGAGGCGCCGGGCGCACGCGGGCTTTCGGCCTTTCTGATGCCGGCCGATGTGGCGGGGCTGGAAATCGCGGAACGAATCTCGGTGATGGCACCGCATCCTCTGGCGCGGCTGAAACTGGATCAGGTATTCCTGCCCGATTCTGCGCTGATCGGCACGGCGGGGGCCGGGTTCAAACAGGCCATGTCGGTGCTGGATGTGTTCCGTTCGACCGTGGGGGCGGCGGCTTTGGGCATGGCACGGCGCGCGCTGGATGAGGCGCTGAGCCGCACGCAGAGCCGCCGGATCCAGGGTGAACCGCTGTCTTCCCTGCAGCTGGTGCAGGGGCATCTGGCCGATATGGCGCTCAAGATCGATGCGGCGGCTTTGCTGGTCTACCGGGCCGCCTGGACCAAGGATCAGGGCGCCGCCCGGGTCAGCCGCGAGGCTGCTATGGCGAAACTTTACGCGACCGAGGCCGCCCAGGAGGTGATTGACGCGGCGCTGCAGCTGCATGGCGGTGACGGGGTGCGCAGCGGCATGAAGGTCGAGGAGCTTTACCGCGATATCCGCGCGCTCCGGATCTATGAGGGCGCCTCGGATGTGCAGCGCGTGGTGATTGCGCGCAGCCTTCTGTGA
- a CDS encoding enoyl-CoA hydratase-related protein, with protein MEHLIESDEGGWTKLILNRPAAKNALNTGLLADLAAVLNRLAGDPGCRAVLLQGAEGNFAAGADIAEIETKSSAEAALDPRKTHWAAIRAFPKPLVAAVEGFALGGGLELALMADLLLVGDTARLGLPESNLGIIPGAGGGQRLLARVGPARAARLVLTGEIIDADTAFAWGLASHRMGDALAEGATLATRLALRAPLALAAAKAALVEGAEAPLALTAERAAFETLLDSQDKAEGIRAFREKRKPVYQGN; from the coding sequence ATGGAACATCTGATCGAGAGTGATGAGGGCGGCTGGACAAAGCTGATCCTGAACCGGCCTGCGGCAAAAAACGCGCTGAATACGGGGCTTCTGGCGGATCTGGCGGCGGTGCTGAACCGGCTCGCAGGGGATCCCGGCTGCCGCGCGGTGCTGCTGCAAGGTGCCGAGGGAAACTTTGCCGCAGGCGCAGATATTGCAGAGATAGAGACGAAATCCAGCGCCGAGGCGGCGCTGGATCCGCGCAAGACCCATTGGGCGGCGATCCGCGCCTTTCCCAAACCGCTGGTGGCGGCGGTCGAGGGTTTCGCGCTTGGCGGCGGGCTGGAACTGGCGCTGATGGCAGATCTTTTGCTGGTCGGTGATACCGCGCGGCTCGGCCTGCCGGAAAGCAATCTCGGCATCATTCCCGGTGCGGGGGGCGGGCAGCGTCTTCTCGCCCGGGTCGGCCCGGCGCGGGCGGCGCGGCTGGTGCTGACCGGGGAAATCATCGACGCGGATACGGCTTTCGCCTGGGGGCTGGCCTCGCATCGCATGGGCGATGCCCTGGCCGAGGGTGCCACGCTGGCCACGCGTCTTGCGCTGCGCGCGCCGCTGGCACTGGCGGCGGCAAAGGCCGCGTTGGTCGAAGGCGCCGAGGCCCCGCTTGCGCTGACCGCAGAGCGGGCCGCATTCGAGACGCTTCTGGACAGCCAGGACAAGGCCGAGGGCATCCGCGCCTTCCGCGAAAAGCGTAAACCCGTCTATCAGGGGAATTGA
- a CDS encoding enoyl-CoA hydratase family protein — translation MSNLTRTELAGLKPEHFLWEVKDRIATLRLNRPDRKNPLTFESYAELRDTFRALVYATDVDVVVFAPNGGNFCSGGDVHDIIGPLVGMDMKDLLAFTRMTGDLVKAMIGCGKPIISAVDGICVGAGAIIAMASDLRLATPEAKCAFLFTRVGLAGCDMGACAMLPRIIGQGRAAELLYTGRVMSAEEGAAWGFWNGVHPAEALEAEALKLATRIASGPVFAHGITKTQLNQEWNMGLEQAIEAEAQAQAICMQTRDFERAYHAFVAKEKPVFQGD, via the coding sequence ATGAGCAATCTCACGAGGACCGAACTGGCCGGGCTGAAACCGGAACATTTCCTCTGGGAGGTGAAGGACCGGATCGCGACGCTGCGGCTGAACCGGCCGGACCGCAAGAACCCGCTGACCTTCGAGAGCTATGCCGAGCTGCGCGACACATTTCGGGCGCTGGTCTATGCGACAGATGTGGATGTGGTGGTCTTTGCCCCGAATGGCGGCAATTTCTGTTCGGGCGGCGATGTGCATGACATTATCGGCCCGCTGGTCGGCATGGATATGAAGGATCTTCTGGCCTTTACCCGCATGACCGGGGATCTGGTCAAGGCGATGATCGGCTGCGGCAAGCCGATCATTTCGGCGGTGGACGGGATCTGTGTCGGCGCTGGCGCAATCATCGCCATGGCCTCGGATCTGCGGCTGGCGACGCCCGAGGCGAAATGCGCGTTTCTGTTCACCCGGGTAGGCCTCGCTGGCTGCGATATGGGCGCCTGCGCCATGCTGCCCCGGATCATCGGTCAGGGCCGCGCGGCTGAGCTTTTATATACCGGACGGGTGATGTCGGCTGAGGAAGGTGCGGCCTGGGGGTTCTGGAACGGGGTCCATCCGGCGGAGGCGCTGGAGGCGGAGGCACTGAAACTCGCCACACGGATCGCGTCAGGGCCGGTCTTTGCGCATGGCATCACCAAGACCCAGCTGAACCAGGAATGGAATATGGGGCTGGAACAGGCGATCGAGGCCGAGGCCCAGGCCCAGGCGATCTGCATGCAGACCCGGGACTTTGAACGTGCCTATCACGCCTTTGTCGCGAAAGAAAAACCCGTATTCCAGGGCGACTGA
- a CDS encoding 3-hydroxyacyl-CoA dehydrogenase NAD-binding domain-containing protein: MATVAVIGLGTMGLGIAQTYAAAGFDVLATDAHELARDNAVERLTGALAPRVEAGKLTPEARDALLSRFQVVPDAGAMGAADLAIEAVVERLEVKTAIFTALEAVMAPDAVLATNTSSLSVAAMAEGLRNPGRLLGLHFFNPAPVMKLVELVAHDGSAPEALARARNLTEAAGKTVIACPDRPGFIVNRCARPFYGEALALLEEGRSASEIDAAMLAAGYRLGPFGLIDLVGADINLAATESLARAMANNPRYHVFDALKAQVASGNLGRKTGKGFLFPDRPETPPADAAAIALRIEATLVNEAAWLLAEGGTTRDGIDTALKLGLNFPRGPFAMLEAHGPARIRAVLAGLEYAAPPALKRRYLPAPGL; this comes from the coding sequence ATGGCAACGGTTGCGGTGATTGGCCTTGGCACGATGGGGCTGGGGATTGCGCAGACCTATGCGGCGGCAGGGTTTGACGTGCTCGCCACCGATGCGCATGAGCTTGCCCGCGACAATGCGGTCGAACGCCTGACGGGCGCGCTCGCGCCCCGGGTCGAGGCCGGCAAGCTGACACCGGAGGCTCGCGATGCGCTGCTGTCGCGGTTCCAGGTTGTGCCGGATGCCGGGGCGATGGGGGCCGCAGACCTCGCCATCGAGGCGGTGGTCGAACGGCTTGAGGTCAAGACCGCGATCTTCACCGCGCTTGAGGCGGTTATGGCCCCGGACGCAGTGCTGGCGACGAATACCTCCTCGCTGTCGGTTGCTGCGATGGCCGAGGGGCTGCGCAACCCGGGGCGCCTTCTGGGCCTGCATTTCTTCAACCCTGCGCCGGTGATGAAACTGGTGGAGCTGGTCGCGCATGACGGATCTGCGCCAGAGGCGCTTGCCCGTGCCCGTAATCTGACCGAGGCTGCGGGCAAGACCGTGATCGCCTGCCCGGATCGCCCTGGTTTCATCGTCAACCGCTGCGCGCGGCCTTTCTATGGCGAGGCACTGGCGCTGCTGGAAGAGGGACGCAGCGCAAGCGAGATCGACGCCGCGATGCTGGCGGCGGGCTACCGGCTGGGGCCGTTCGGGCTGATCGATCTGGTCGGAGCCGATATCAACCTTGCCGCCACCGAAAGCCTGGCGCGCGCGATGGCAAACAACCCGCGCTACCACGTCTTTGACGCGCTGAAAGCCCAGGTCGCGAGCGGCAATCTGGGGCGCAAGACCGGCAAGGGTTTTCTCTTCCCTGACCGCCCCGAAACGCCGCCCGCCGATGCTGCAGCGATCGCGCTCAGGATCGAGGCCACGCTGGTGAATGAAGCCGCCTGGCTCCTCGCGGAAGGTGGCACGACCCGGGACGGTATCGATACGGCGCTGAAGCTCGGGCTGAATTTCCCGCGCGGCCCGTTTGCGATGCTGGAGGCCCATGGCCCGGCGCGCATTCGCGCGGTGCTTGCCGGGCTGGAATACGCCGCACCGCCCGCGCTGAAAAGGCGCTATCTGCCTGCGCCGGGTCTGTAA
- a CDS encoding cupin domain-containing protein, which produces MTKALDGGITRLGTGIEGVEWNILGQRYFPKADCGSTFSFETNSEPGQFVPVHIHPTQDEFILVQEGELHVKLDGVWSVARPGDLVKMPRGVPHGYFNKGDVPSRALFWVSPAGDLRALFEQLHNMTDVEEVVRVSAAHAVDFLPPEANE; this is translated from the coding sequence ATGACCAAAGCACTTGACGGCGGCATCACCCGGCTGGGTACGGGCATCGAAGGCGTGGAATGGAACATTCTGGGCCAGCGCTATTTCCCGAAAGCCGATTGCGGCAGCACTTTTTCCTTCGAGACCAATTCCGAACCGGGCCAGTTCGTGCCGGTGCATATCCACCCGACCCAGGATGAATTCATTCTGGTCCAGGAGGGCGAGCTGCATGTGAAACTCGATGGTGTCTGGTCGGTGGCGCGGCCCGGCGATCTGGTGAAGATGCCCAGAGGCGTGCCGCATGGCTATTTCAACAAGGGCGATGTGCCGTCGCGCGCTTTGTTCTGGGTCTCTCCTGCCGGAGATCTGCGCGCTTTGTTCGAGCAGTTGCACAACATGACCGATGTGGAAGAGGTCGTCCGCGTTTCGGCTGCACATGCGGTTGATTTCCTGCCGCCCGAAGCCAACGAATGA
- a CDS encoding RidA family protein, whose translation MSIQTLHPEGWKPAKGYANGMAAEGRIVVTGGLVGWNAQCEFESDDFVDQTAQTLRNIVAVLAEAGARPEHLVRLTWYITTKDEYLGGLKRLGAHYKEIIGRHYPAMAVVQVIALMEDRAKVEIEATAVIPA comes from the coding sequence ATGAGCATTCAGACCCTGCATCCCGAAGGCTGGAAACCCGCAAAAGGCTATGCGAATGGCATGGCCGCCGAGGGCCGGATCGTCGTGACCGGCGGGCTGGTCGGCTGGAATGCGCAATGCGAATTCGAGAGCGATGATTTCGTCGATCAGACCGCGCAGACCCTGCGCAATATCGTCGCGGTGCTGGCCGAAGCCGGCGCCAGGCCCGAACATCTGGTGCGGCTGACCTGGTATATCACCACCAAAGACGAATATCTCGGCGGGCTCAAGCGTCTTGGCGCGCATTACAAAGAGATCATCGGCCGCCACTACCCCGCCATGGCCGTGGTCCAGGTCATCGCCCTGATGGAAGACCGCGCCAAGGTCGAGATCGAGGCCACGGCCGTGATCCCGGCCTGA
- a CDS encoding bifunctional salicylyl-CoA 5-hydroxylase/oxidoreductase translates to MKILCLGAGPAGLYFAISMKLRDPSHDVTVLERNKANDTFGWGVVLSDDALGRMQKNDPVSTEAIRADFAYWDDIAVVHDGVRTVSGGHGFAGIGRKAMLILLQNRARELGVNLQFETIFKSAEEYRRDYDLVVGCDGINSIVRNEYKDVFQPDIDLRKCKFIWLGTHQKFDDAFTFIFEKTKHGWVWAHVYQFDNNTATFIVETLPETWEKFGFATMSKEEIVETCRQIFEAHLGGHELISNAAHLRGSAVWSQFPRVICDKWYHENVVLMGDAAATGHFSIGSGTRLAFDSAIALAEYLHSEPDMQAAFERYQEERRVEVLRLQSAARNSLEWFEQVERYLDMPSPQFAYSLLTRSQRISHENLRLRDPEWLASAEDWFQEQAGGQKGSRPMFAPYKLRDMQLKNRIVMSPMAQYKAVDGCPTDWHLIHYAERAKGGAALIYTEMACVSATGRITPGCPGLYAPEHEAAWKRLADFIHAETTAKLCIQIGHAGRKASTCVPWDGGIDAPLKTGNWPVISASPIAYKPDLAVPKEMDKADLAAVKAEFVAGAEMAQRAGADMIEMHAAHGYLLASFISPVTNRRSDEYGGSLENRLRYPLEVFRAMRAVWPEEKPMSVRISAHDWIEGGVTPEEAVEIARQFSAAGADIIDVSSGQTDPAERPIYGRMFQTPFSDRIRNEAGLSTMAVGNITDWDQANGILMAGRADLVMIGRMHLADANWTLHAAIDQGETHAEWPAPYRHGQVTLTRLHQRQQEAIRA, encoded by the coding sequence ATGAAGATCCTTTGCCTCGGGGCGGGTCCGGCGGGCCTTTATTTCGCCATTTCGATGAAGCTGCGCGACCCGTCCCATGACGTCACGGTGCTTGAACGCAACAAGGCCAATGACACATTCGGCTGGGGCGTGGTGCTCTCGGATGACGCGCTTGGCCGGATGCAGAAGAACGATCCCGTCTCGACCGAGGCGATCCGCGCCGATTTCGCCTATTGGGATGATATTGCGGTCGTGCATGACGGGGTCCGCACGGTTTCCGGCGGGCATGGTTTCGCCGGGATCGGGCGCAAGGCGATGCTGATCCTTCTGCAAAACCGTGCGCGCGAACTGGGCGTCAATCTGCAATTCGAGACCATCTTCAAATCTGCCGAAGAGTATCGCCGGGATTACGATCTTGTCGTCGGCTGCGACGGCATCAACAGCATCGTACGCAACGAATATAAGGACGTCTTCCAGCCCGATATCGACCTGCGCAAATGCAAGTTCATCTGGCTTGGCACGCATCAGAAATTCGATGACGCCTTTACCTTTATCTTCGAGAAAACAAAGCACGGCTGGGTCTGGGCGCATGTCTACCAGTTCGACAACAACACCGCGACTTTCATCGTCGAAACCCTTCCCGAGACATGGGAGAAATTCGGTTTCGCCACGATGTCGAAAGAAGAAATCGTCGAGACCTGCCGCCAGATTTTTGAGGCGCATCTTGGCGGGCACGAACTGATCTCGAACGCGGCGCATCTGCGCGGCTCGGCGGTCTGGTCGCAATTCCCCCGCGTGATCTGCGACAAGTGGTATCATGAGAATGTCGTGCTGATGGGCGATGCGGCGGCAACCGGGCATTTCTCGATCGGCTCGGGCACGCGCCTGGCCTTTGATTCCGCGATTGCGCTGGCCGAATATCTGCATTCCGAGCCGGATATGCAGGCCGCGTTTGAACGCTATCAGGAAGAGCGCCGGGTCGAGGTGCTGCGCCTGCAATCGGCGGCGCGCAACAGCCTTGAATGGTTCGAACAGGTCGAGCGTTACCTCGATATGCCCTCGCCCCAGTTCGCCTATTCGCTGCTGACACGCAGCCAGCGGATCAGCCATGAAAACCTGCGGCTGCGCGACCCCGAATGGCTTGCCAGCGCGGAAGACTGGTTCCAGGAACAGGCAGGCGGCCAGAAGGGCAGCCGCCCGATGTTCGCGCCCTATAAGCTGCGGGACATGCAGCTGAAGAACCGCATCGTGATGTCGCCGATGGCGCAATATAAGGCGGTTGATGGCTGCCCGACCGACTGGCACCTGATCCATTACGCGGAACGCGCCAAGGGCGGTGCCGCGCTGATCTATACCGAGATGGCCTGTGTCTCGGCCACTGGTCGCATCACTCCTGGTTGCCCGGGGCTTTACGCGCCGGAACATGAGGCAGCCTGGAAGCGGCTCGCGGATTTCATTCATGCCGAGACCACGGCGAAGCTCTGCATCCAGATCGGCCATGCCGGGCGCAAGGCCTCGACCTGTGTTCCCTGGGATGGTGGTATCGACGCGCCGCTCAAGACCGGCAACTGGCCGGTGATCTCGGCCTCGCCCATCGCTTACAAGCCCGACCTTGCGGTGCCGAAAGAGATGGACAAGGCCGATCTGGCCGCGGTGAAAGCCGAATTCGTCGCGGGCGCCGAAATGGCCCAGCGCGCCGGCGCCGATATGATCGAGATGCATGCGGCGCATGGCTATCTGCTGGCTTCCTTCATCAGCCCGGTCACCAACCGGCGGAGCGACGAATATGGCGGCAGCCTGGAAAACCGCCTGCGCTATCCTCTGGAAGTCTTCCGCGCCATGCGGGCGGTCTGGCCCGAGGAAAAGCCGATGTCGGTGCGGATCTCGGCTCATGACTGGATCGAAGGCGGCGTGACGCCGGAAGAGGCGGTGGAGATCGCGCGCCAGTTCAGCGCGGCGGGCGCCGATATCATCGACGTCTCATCCGGGCAGACCGACCCGGCCGAACGACCGATCTATGGCCGCATGTTCCAGACGCCGTTTTCCGACCGCATCCGCAACGAGGCGGGGCTTTCGACCATGGCGGTCGGCAATATCACCGACTGGGATCAGGCAAATGGCATCCTGATGGCAGGCCGCGCCGATCTGGTGATGATCGGACGGATGCATCTGGCCGATGCCAACTGGACGCTGCATGCCGCGATTGACCAGGGCGAGACCCATGCCGAATGGCCTGCCCCATACCGCCATGGCCAGGTGACTCTGACCCGGCTGCATCAGCGCCAGCAAGAGGCGATAAGGGCATGA